Proteins encoded by one window of Vampirovibrionales bacterium:
- a CDS encoding M24 family metallopeptidase, producing the protein MSQPFASNFTANKLTALRAAMAGRRPTLDAWLTPSSDEHLNEYLPEGAKRREWLTGFDGSAGDALVTVDEAWLFVDGRYHQQAGEQVDPACFRVSRLGIDGQPTLSETLQRLARQHPGFRIGFDPWTLSLTGLQTLESVLRPLGARLTPAHRSLTDRIWGRARPPRPAEQIYALPPTVSGETAQERIKRLRQKVSETLRSDDWLLPLARLDHIAWLFNLRGRDIPYNPVFMSYALITPQEIHLFAADRALSPEANDALRTCGVTVSDYQRFAAALRAMAADRKTLLDPEHVTVGIARALKSGASGIAHGVNPIPAMKTIKTPDELRGMRQAHLRASLALVRFWRQLEQAAHQGISEAHAARMADDAYAADPTFAGLSFNTIAAYGANGALIHYGEPSAETRLQPGGLFLLDSGAHYLDLSDERPWAGTTDTTRVFAIGKPDETARARFTAVLGAHADCLSQRFPQGTTGIQLDAITRASLWNAGLDFRHGTGHGVGAFLNVHEGPAGIHARARTALAPGMVVSVEPGYYQPGWGGVRIENLAEVVALKTPDGQVERIADDAPAYGFESLIYVPYDRRLIDPQALSLPRRAWIDAYHRQTLARLEPYLTPEEYDWLKPWTQPL; encoded by the coding sequence ATGTCTCAGCCATTTGCCTCGAATTTTACTGCCAACAAACTAACTGCTTTGCGAGCCGCCATGGCGGGGCGCCGTCCGACGCTCGACGCGTGGCTGACGCCGTCGTCCGACGAGCATTTGAATGAGTACCTGCCGGAGGGGGCTAAGCGCCGCGAATGGCTGACAGGCTTTGACGGCTCTGCGGGCGATGCGCTCGTGACGGTCGACGAGGCATGGCTGTTTGTCGACGGGCGCTATCATCAGCAAGCGGGCGAACAAGTTGATCCGGCTTGCTTTCGCGTCAGCAGGCTGGGCATTGACGGCCAGCCCACATTGAGCGAAACGCTACAACGGTTGGCGCGGCAACATCCGGGGTTTCGTATTGGATTCGATCCGTGGACGCTATCGCTTACCGGTCTTCAAACGCTGGAATCTGTTCTCAGGCCGCTGGGCGCACGATTAACGCCCGCACATCGTTCGCTGACCGATCGAATCTGGGGCCGAGCCCGCCCGCCACGACCCGCCGAGCAGATCTACGCCCTGCCCCCCACGGTAAGCGGCGAGACGGCGCAGGAGCGGATTAAGCGGCTGCGACAAAAAGTTTCTGAGACGTTACGTTCAGACGACTGGCTTCTACCGCTGGCGCGTCTGGACCATATCGCCTGGCTATTCAATCTGCGCGGGCGCGATATTCCCTACAACCCGGTTTTCATGAGCTATGCGCTGATAACCCCGCAAGAAATCCATCTGTTTGCAGCAGACCGGGCGCTCTCGCCTGAGGCGAATGACGCGTTACGGACCTGCGGCGTCACGGTGAGCGATTACCAACGATTCGCCGCAGCATTACGCGCGATGGCAGCCGACCGTAAAACGCTGCTGGACCCTGAACACGTCACTGTAGGCATTGCGCGCGCGCTCAAAAGCGGCGCGTCCGGCATCGCGCATGGCGTCAATCCCATTCCCGCCATGAAAACCATTAAAACCCCCGATGAGTTGCGAGGGATGCGTCAGGCCCATCTACGGGCAAGTCTGGCGCTGGTACGTTTTTGGCGACAACTGGAGCAGGCGGCCCATCAAGGGATAAGCGAGGCCCACGCCGCGCGAATGGCAGATGACGCCTATGCCGCCGATCCGACTTTCGCGGGCCTGAGCTTTAATACGATTGCCGCCTACGGGGCCAACGGCGCGCTGATTCATTACGGCGAACCCAGCGCGGAGACGCGTTTACAGCCCGGCGGACTGTTTTTGCTGGATTCCGGCGCGCATTATCTGGATTTAAGCGACGAACGCCCGTGGGCGGGAACAACCGACACGACGCGCGTCTTTGCCATCGGCAAGCCCGACGAAACGGCGCGCGCGCGTTTTACTGCGGTACTTGGCGCGCATGCAGACTGCCTTAGCCAGCGCTTTCCGCAAGGGACGACCGGCATTCAGCTGGACGCCATTACGCGCGCAAGCCTGTGGAACGCCGGATTGGATTTTCGCCATGGCACCGGCCACGGAGTCGGGGCATTTCTCAATGTCCACGAGGGTCCGGCTGGGATTCACGCGCGTGCGCGGACAGCCCTTGCCCCGGGAATGGTGGTTAGCGTGGAACCAGGCTATTACCAGCCGGGCTGGGGTGGCGTGCGCATTGAGAATCTGGCGGAAGTCGTCGCCTTGAAAACGCCTGATGGACAGGTTGAGCGCATCGCAGACGACGCGCCCGCCTACGGATTCGAGTCGTTAATTTATGTTCCTTACGATCGCCGCCTCATCGATCCGCAAGCGCTGAGCCTGCCGCGCCGCGCGTGGATCGACGCCTATCATCGTCAAACGCTGGCGCGCCTTGAGCCGTATCTCACGCCGGAAGAATACGACTGGCTCAAGCCGTGGACGCAACCGCTGTAA
- a CDS encoding tetratricopeptide repeat protein gives MAAGLGEAPVFWMVMISVVALLVFLIVLFGKTSGAATASDSQNDPNEPSEAKLDFSGHINAANQALADYQYDKALRHFEDALRLKKNDAPTCFSIGRIHALRNDYRQAIAAFARAAQLEPGKIEAHYEMARLHAQQEKWQEAHQAVEALLAIDANHEDALKIKINLLTRDKQFEKALPHLRKLAELRPQNVDYLEHYARVLHQAARYDAAMEIYQRLVDVAPANALRYRGKIGLLLFDMNRFEEAREELLYVLSVESEAQTPVEKHVAETYAACLCNLGVDHQKGGRLDEAIALYQEALQYHQANEDIFYNLGKALNEKGDAAQAIEHFQRALRMNPRDADSCYELARLMDGQGNLKEAAHYYQLCREYDRKSAAAAFGLGTIYGLMGDYEQAVGALKDAIRLQPRYVDAIYNLAICQEKLKKPRKALQLYQKVLEIAPDHREASSNLAHLRLELGKRV, from the coding sequence ATGGCAGCCGGATTAGGCGAAGCGCCTGTATTCTGGATGGTGATGATCAGCGTGGTCGCGCTGCTGGTCTTTCTCATTGTGCTGTTTGGCAAAACATCTGGCGCGGCGACGGCATCCGACTCTCAAAACGATCCCAACGAACCGTCGGAGGCGAAACTGGATTTTTCGGGTCATATCAACGCCGCCAATCAGGCGTTGGCAGATTACCAATACGACAAAGCGCTGCGCCATTTTGAAGACGCCCTGCGCCTTAAAAAAAATGACGCTCCCACATGCTTTAGCATCGGGCGGATTCACGCTCTGCGCAATGATTACCGGCAGGCAATCGCCGCTTTCGCGCGAGCTGCGCAACTTGAACCCGGAAAAATTGAAGCCCATTACGAGATGGCCCGACTGCACGCCCAGCAGGAAAAATGGCAGGAAGCGCATCAGGCCGTTGAAGCGTTGCTGGCCATTGATGCCAATCACGAAGACGCGCTCAAGATCAAAATCAATCTGCTGACGCGCGACAAGCAGTTTGAGAAAGCCCTTCCCCACTTAAGGAAGCTCGCCGAGCTGCGCCCCCAGAACGTCGACTATCTGGAACACTACGCCCGTGTCCTGCATCAAGCCGCCCGCTACGACGCCGCAATGGAAATTTATCAGCGGCTAGTAGACGTCGCCCCGGCCAATGCGCTGCGCTATCGAGGGAAAATCGGGCTGCTGCTGTTTGATATGAACCGTTTCGAAGAAGCGCGCGAAGAACTGCTGTATGTGCTGTCGGTGGAATCCGAGGCCCAGACGCCCGTTGAAAAACACGTCGCCGAAACCTATGCGGCGTGTCTGTGCAATTTGGGCGTCGATCATCAAAAAGGCGGGCGACTCGACGAGGCCATCGCCCTGTATCAGGAAGCCCTGCAATATCATCAGGCCAACGAGGATATTTTTTACAATCTGGGCAAAGCTCTCAACGAGAAAGGCGACGCGGCTCAGGCCATTGAGCATTTCCAGCGCGCCTTGCGTATGAATCCGCGCGACGCCGATAGCTGCTATGAGTTGGCTCGTCTAATGGACGGCCAAGGCAATCTGAAAGAAGCGGCCCATTATTATCAGCTGTGCCGCGAATACGACCGAAAATCCGCTGCGGCGGCCTTTGGACTGGGAACGATTTATGGGCTGATGGGCGATTACGAGCAGGCCGTCGGCGCGCTCAAAGACGCCATCCGTCTGCAGCCGCGCTATGTGGACGCGATTTATAACCTGGCGATTTGCCAAGAGAAGCTCAAGAAGCCCCGAAAAGCCTTGCAGCTCTATCAGAAAGTGTTGGAAATCGCGCCGGACCATCGCGAGGCCAGCAGTAATCTGGCGCATTTACGGCTAGAATTGGGGAAGCGCGTCTAA
- a CDS encoding glycosyltransferase family 9 protein gives MTASRLSRVLIVRLSAHGDVIQTLPLLSALKRARPDLFIGWLIEESAAPLLERHPLIDRLHVVPRKSWLRRLRHLPAHPREAFHVAKDVGAMRAELRAMGYDASFDVQGLLKSAIWPAFAGIPQRWGYAGVREQAWRLYTNRLGAYDLRACDRPTVFQFMEFVSALGVSPPDASEKARDALDFPMPPLSSQAQAAADLLLREIPSQRPLIALAPATLWASKRWPESHWRALIEMLAQRSATIALLGSSADADACQALIPLTTDATVCERPAFCLNLAGKTDWPVLAAVLSRCDLLVGPDSAPLHLAQALASGNPQRRPRIVGLYGPTSEGRTGPIQREHRVCVSAVSCRPCFERACPLTAPQARDACMRQLSPSMAIDAIDAQLRALSLLSRESG, from the coding sequence GTGACCGCTTCTCGTCTGTCCCGCGTGTTAATCGTTCGCCTGAGCGCTCATGGCGACGTGATACAAACGTTGCCGCTTCTGTCGGCCCTTAAGCGCGCGCGTCCGGATCTGTTTATCGGCTGGCTGATAGAAGAAAGCGCAGCCCCGTTGCTTGAGCGTCATCCGTTGATTGATCGTCTTCATGTCGTTCCTCGAAAGTCCTGGCTGCGCCGTCTTCGCCATCTTCCTGCTCATCCTCGGGAAGCGTTTCATGTTGCCAAAGATGTCGGGGCCATGCGGGCGGAATTACGCGCCATGGGGTACGATGCCAGCTTTGATGTGCAAGGCCTGCTTAAAAGCGCTATCTGGCCAGCGTTTGCAGGCATTCCCCAAAGATGGGGGTATGCGGGCGTCCGCGAACAGGCGTGGCGTTTGTATACAAATCGTCTCGGGGCGTACGATTTGCGCGCGTGCGACCGGCCGACGGTTTTTCAGTTTATGGAATTCGTGTCGGCGCTTGGCGTTTCTCCTCCCGACGCTTCTGAAAAGGCCCGCGATGCTCTTGATTTCCCGATGCCGCCGCTCTCAAGTCAGGCGCAGGCAGCGGCGGACCTTCTGTTGCGTGAGATTCCATCCCAACGTCCGCTGATTGCGCTAGCGCCTGCGACGTTGTGGGCGAGCAAACGCTGGCCGGAATCGCATTGGCGCGCGCTCATCGAGATGCTGGCGCAGCGATCGGCGACTATTGCGCTATTGGGATCGTCTGCGGACGCAGACGCGTGTCAGGCGCTGATTCCGCTGACGACTGATGCGACCGTTTGCGAGCGTCCGGCATTTTGCTTGAATCTCGCCGGAAAAACCGATTGGCCTGTGTTGGCGGCGGTTTTGAGTCGATGTGATCTGCTGGTTGGTCCCGATAGTGCGCCGTTGCATCTGGCTCAGGCCTTGGCAAGCGGCAATCCACAGCGCCGTCCCAGGATTGTCGGTCTGTATGGCCCCACCAGTGAAGGACGGACCGGCCCTATCCAGCGCGAACATCGCGTTTGCGTCAGCGCGGTTTCATGCCGGCCTTGCTTTGAGCGCGCCTGTCCTCTCACCGCGCCGCAGGCGCGCGATGCGTGCATGCGTCAGTTGTCGCCATCGATGGCGATCGATGCCATTGATGCGCAACTGCGTGCGTTGAGCCTCCTATCAAGAGAGTCCGGCTAA
- a CDS encoding glycosyltransferase family 9 protein, producing MTQTSPIRKLLVIRLGAMGDVLHASASARALKARFPQVEIHWLTWPVYEALAARLDGVNRVWRFERGPLAMARLIRAFRACGIDAVVNLQPSARMRLLAAAVLAPRWDETHLATYRKQRLSVTGLHERSARRRHATEDFFQPFCRLFNMSDWPSSFEAGALLPRLRLPVESPLTALAGRRIALIPGVGAKRANRAWPTTYAAQLSHRLLSSPDLLDARLFLVGGRDDRAASQAICEALAPTLRARVENRCGQDDLMQTAFLLAGCHLVIGADTGPTHLAAAVGAPLVALFGPTSAQRTGPRGEGPIITLTPPSDLACWPCERPVCLDPQPSLDASCHHFDAQPACMAALLVDATFDACQQALKQQ from the coding sequence ATGACGCAGACGTCCCCCATTCGAAAACTGCTAGTGATTCGCCTGGGCGCGATGGGCGACGTTCTGCATGCCTCGGCTTCGGCGCGGGCGCTAAAGGCGCGATTTCCTCAGGTGGAAATCCACTGGCTGACTTGGCCCGTTTACGAGGCGTTGGCGGCAAGGCTGGACGGCGTCAATCGCGTATGGCGATTCGAGCGCGGACCGCTTGCAATGGCGCGACTGATTCGCGCGTTTCGCGCCTGCGGGATTGATGCGGTCGTCAATTTGCAGCCTTCCGCGCGAATGCGCCTGCTGGCCGCTGCCGTACTGGCGCCGCGTTGGGACGAGACGCATCTGGCGACGTATCGCAAGCAACGCCTTTCTGTGACAGGCCTTCATGAACGTAGCGCGCGCCGACGTCACGCCACAGAAGATTTCTTTCAACCGTTCTGCCGTCTGTTCAATATGTCCGACTGGCCTTCGTCTTTCGAAGCGGGCGCGCTTTTGCCTCGCCTGCGATTGCCGGTTGAATCCCCTTTGACGGCTTTGGCCGGTCGTCGTATAGCGCTGATTCCGGGCGTCGGCGCCAAGCGGGCAAATCGCGCGTGGCCGACGACGTATGCGGCGCAGTTGTCGCACCGCCTTCTCTCGTCGCCAGATCTATTGGATGCGCGCCTGTTTTTGGTCGGCGGGCGGGACGACCGGGCGGCTAGCCAGGCCATTTGTGAGGCGCTCGCGCCGACGTTGCGCGCCCGCGTTGAGAACCGCTGCGGGCAGGACGATTTAATGCAGACTGCGTTCCTGTTAGCAGGGTGTCATCTGGTGATCGGGGCGGATACTGGACCGACGCATCTGGCTGCAGCGGTTGGAGCGCCATTGGTTGCGCTTTTTGGGCCGACATCTGCGCAACGAACCGGCCCTCGCGGTGAAGGACCGATTATAACGTTAACGCCGCCTTCGGATCTGGCCTGCTGGCCGTGTGAACGTCCCGTCTGCCTTGATCCGCAGCCTTCGCTTGACGCTTCCTGTCATCATTTTGATGCTCAGCCCGCGTGTATGGCGGCGTTATTGGTGGATGCGACGTTTGACGCCTGTCAGCAAGCGCTGAAACAGCAATAA
- the rpsT gene encoding 30S ribosomal protein S20, which translates to MPNIQSAKKRVQVSERNRERNIAIRSAVRTAIKKALLAAKANTDASDVSKTAQNAYSVIDRAVLKGILHKNTGARYKSRLMKAAQTV; encoded by the coding sequence GTGCCGAACATTCAATCCGCCAAAAAGCGCGTGCAGGTCTCCGAACGCAATCGGGAGCGCAATATCGCGATTCGCTCCGCCGTTCGCACAGCCATTAAAAAAGCGTTACTCGCCGCCAAGGCCAACACAGACGCTTCAGACGTTTCCAAAACGGCGCAAAACGCTTACAGCGTAATCGATCGCGCGGTATTGAAAGGCATCCTGCACAAAAACACCGGGGCCCGCTATAAATCACGTTTGATGAAGGCAGCCCAAACAGTTTAG
- the yidD gene encoding membrane protein insertion efficiency factor YidD: MVKPLVLGLIRLYQATTGWLPHVCRFAPSCSQYMVESIERLGLLRGGWQGLKRLFRCHPLHPGGYDPVPSTAFTTPCADAPDQQETP; this comes from the coding sequence ATGGTCAAACCGCTTGTTCTTGGTTTAATAAGGCTGTATCAGGCGACGACCGGATGGCTGCCCCATGTCTGCCGGTTTGCGCCGAGTTGTTCGCAGTATATGGTAGAGTCTATCGAGCGGCTGGGCCTTCTGCGAGGCGGCTGGCAAGGTTTGAAACGCCTGTTTCGGTGTCACCCGCTGCATCCGGGCGGATATGACCCGGTTCCGTCCACCGCTTTTACCACCCCCTGCGCCGATGCGCCCGACCAACAGGAGACGCCCTAG
- a CDS encoding YidC/Oxa1 family membrane protein insertase, with the protein MDIIFNAMLFLVNGFKHLFDLMNVSGGYGWAIIALTTFIRLVTWPLNSAQTRSMAKMQELQPKIKQLQERYKEEPQKMQQEMMRFYAEHKFNPFSGCLPMLVQIPIFIGLYGMLVSPDFLALAGNDRFLFIDNLAHPLMSHSGKALDNKFNVLEKDRFVTGKKLNVTFNSGAKAEYPVTDPNQVLRVEPQPLIPGEPVSLRLNPKFLGGEGFPESFIRKIKSADLVVVNDSTKELERLAFTPTPPNAGDLKRAETDPAAAAWTLASQAPTVKGVSVVHWGVLILILLYTLAMVLYQRSMTKNSPPAEGAQAQMMKLMPFMFVGFLFFFPIPAGVILYLVATMLLMWVQNAWVHWSDARKKNGKPPASRVIDVKPET; encoded by the coding sequence GTGGATATCATCTTTAACGCCATGCTGTTTCTGGTGAACGGTTTCAAGCATTTGTTCGATCTCATGAACGTGAGTGGCGGCTATGGATGGGCGATTATCGCCCTGACAACGTTTATCCGGCTGGTAACCTGGCCGCTGAACTCGGCGCAAACCCGTTCCATGGCTAAAATGCAGGAGCTTCAGCCTAAAATAAAACAGCTCCAGGAGCGCTATAAAGAAGAACCTCAAAAAATGCAGCAGGAGATGATGCGGTTTTACGCCGAGCATAAATTCAACCCCTTCTCTGGCTGTCTGCCGATGCTGGTGCAGATTCCTATCTTTATTGGTCTTTACGGGATGTTGGTCAGTCCCGACTTTCTGGCGCTGGCAGGAAACGACCGCTTCCTGTTCATTGATAACCTGGCGCATCCCCTCATGAGCCACTCAGGCAAGGCGTTGGACAACAAGTTTAATGTTCTTGAAAAAGACCGATTCGTCACGGGTAAAAAGCTGAACGTCACTTTTAACAGCGGGGCAAAAGCCGAATATCCCGTGACGGATCCCAATCAGGTGTTACGCGTTGAGCCGCAGCCGCTCATTCCAGGCGAACCGGTTTCGCTTCGGCTGAATCCCAAATTTTTAGGTGGGGAAGGTTTCCCAGAAAGCTTTATCCGTAAAATCAAGTCAGCGGATCTCGTGGTCGTCAACGACAGCACCAAAGAGTTGGAGCGACTCGCCTTTACGCCGACGCCGCCGAATGCGGGAGATCTCAAACGCGCGGAGACGGATCCGGCCGCCGCCGCCTGGACGCTGGCTTCTCAGGCTCCGACGGTCAAAGGGGTTTCGGTGGTGCACTGGGGCGTGCTCATTCTGATTCTGCTCTATACGCTGGCCATGGTGCTGTATCAGCGCAGCATGACCAAAAATTCACCGCCAGCCGAGGGCGCGCAGGCGCAGATGATGAAGCTGATGCCCTTTATGTTTGTGGGCTTCCTGTTCTTTTTCCCAATTCCGGCAGGCGTCATCTTGTATCTGGTTGCCACCATGTTATTGATGTGGGTCCAGAACGCCTGGGTTCATTGGTCAGATGCGCGTAAGAAAAACGGCAAGCCGCCTGCCTCGCGGGTAATCGATGTCAAACCGGAGACGTAA
- a CDS encoding helix-turn-helix transcriptional regulator: MGNYASKPKSASALPKSMADVVPLTRSLFLRNMMRAIEDKGLTTEQVAQESGLDRTMMRKLVKGELRPSRSVLQRLSLSPSMGLTYKTLVTWCLLDDSLHYASANNVGF; encoded by the coding sequence GTGGGAAATTACGCTTCCAAACCGAAATCAGCCAGCGCCCTGCCAAAGTCCATGGCGGATGTCGTGCCGCTGACGCGCTCTCTGTTTCTGCGCAACATGATGCGAGCCATCGAAGACAAAGGCCTGACCACTGAGCAAGTGGCGCAGGAAAGCGGTCTGGATCGCACGATGATGCGCAAACTGGTGAAGGGCGAATTGCGTCCCTCGCGCTCAGTACTGCAACGCTTGTCGCTGTCTCCCTCCATGGGGCTGACCTACAAAACGCTGGTGACCTGGTGCCTGCTGGACGATTCGCTTCATTACGCATCGGCCAACAACGTCGGTTTCTAA
- a CDS encoding DUF4214 domain-containing protein yields the protein MEEVREREQAGKRTYKKDNKPAAFMGKKAIRFLILFLYLESHMRVIISGERKAIVMTSISTSGSSSVNPVKLTDLESLYKAADTRSAASGGSGADGKLSASELKTYLNGQREHGRQLYMMSNVCRMFFGNQFDGYFTSEMDRTLGRIKTAETVNQFIETAKKDLPAGQASGFALSLDLLKGAASFDGASTDISSKDLGHLSNQVFVNSQYQQWLGREAEAGGLTFWTKLIDDGKSKADITAGIKGSPERKTFFVKEQYRTLLGREAEPAGLAGWVELLNQGKTEADIIAGIKGSAEYMQKHPAA from the coding sequence ATGGAAGAAGTCAGAGAAAGAGAACAAGCTGGGAAGAGAACGTATAAAAAAGACAACAAACCCGCTGCGTTCATGGGCAAAAAGGCAATTCGATTCTTAATTTTGTTTTTATATTTAGAGAGCCATATGCGAGTGATCATTTCTGGAGAGAGGAAAGCCATCGTTATGACAAGCATCTCGACATCAGGATCTTCGTCCGTTAATCCTGTCAAACTGACCGATCTGGAGAGCCTCTATAAAGCGGCGGATACGCGCAGCGCAGCATCTGGGGGCAGCGGGGCCGATGGTAAGCTAAGCGCCAGTGAGCTTAAGACTTATCTGAACGGTCAGCGTGAGCACGGTCGTCAGCTTTATATGATGAGTAACGTGTGCCGCATGTTTTTCGGCAACCAGTTCGACGGTTATTTTACCAGCGAAATGGACCGGACTTTGGGCCGTATCAAAACTGCTGAAACCGTCAATCAGTTTATCGAAACTGCGAAGAAGGATCTGCCGGCAGGTCAGGCCTCCGGGTTCGCCTTGTCGTTGGACTTGTTGAAAGGGGCCGCGTCTTTCGATGGCGCCTCAACCGACATCTCCAGTAAAGATCTGGGCCATCTGTCGAATCAGGTGTTCGTCAATAGCCAGTATCAACAATGGCTTGGGCGTGAAGCCGAGGCGGGCGGTCTTACCTTTTGGACTAAATTGATAGACGACGGCAAGTCAAAAGCCGATATCACCGCCGGTATCAAAGGCTCCCCGGAGCGCAAAACGTTCTTTGTGAAAGAGCAGTACCGGACGCTTTTAGGCCGTGAAGCTGAGCCTGCCGGCCTGGCCGGATGGGTCGAACTGCTCAATCAAGGGAAGACCGAAGCCGATATCATCGCCGGCATCAAGGGGTCTGCGGAATACATGCAGAAACACCCGGCCGCCTAA